CCCGGGCGTGAGCGTCACCGCCGCGACCGCGTCGAGAGGGATGCGGCGTTCGCCGAGCGCCTGGAACAGCTTCGGCGTGCGGATCCCCCGTTCGAAGCGGATGACCACGGAGTCGGACTCGAACTCCCAGGCGGCATGCAATCCGGCCAGTACGTCACCCATGCGGGCCATCGTATGCGGCACGCAAGCCTCCGTCGCCTCTCCGGGCGGACCGCGATTCTTTCGGTCTCTACGCGCGTCAGGCCGCTGTCGCGGCGGACAAACCCGCCCGGCAGCCGCCGTCGTCGTGCGCGCATCGGACCGCGCGGTACGCGCCAATGCCGATCTCCGCGAAGTTGCGGAGACTTTCCGTTCCCGGCTGGAAGTAGCCGGCGTGTCCCTTCGCCCCGTCGGCGGACAGGAGGCGCGCCCCGAACCCCTTCGACACCGGGTCCGCGCCGTGCCCGAGGCCGCCGACCTCCAGATGGGGCACGTCCCGGATCCAGTCGTCCGCGTCGCGCATCGCCCACACCCGGGCAGTGGTGTGCAGACCGGCGGTGTTCGCCGCCCGCATGCCGGGGCTGCCCGCCACCGCTATGTCGGAGACCCGGGAGGGCAGCGAGTGGGCCGCCACCCCGCACAGCACCGAGCCGTAGCTGTGGCAGTAGAGCGCGACCGGCTTGGTCCCCGGTAGTGCCCGGAGCAGCGCGTTCAGCCGTACCGCGCCTTCCTGGGCGCGCATCGCGGTGGCCGAGTCGATGCCGAGCCCGCTGGGTGCCGTGTAGTCGGCCCACGCGATGACGGCCGTCCGCGCAGCGGGGTCGGCCGCGCGCTGCGCCGCGTACAGCGAACTCGCCATGCCGACGGGCGCGGAGTACTGCTTGTCCGTGCGCTGGAAGGTGAGCAGGTCGGTGTCGACGCCGGGCACCACGACGGAGACGCGCCGGGCGGTGTCGAGGTCGCCGAACACCTCGGCGATCCGGCCCGATCCGTTGGGGTCGAAGGCGAGGATCTTCCGGTCGCCGTCCAGCAGTGCCTCGTAGCGGTGCATCCGGCGGCCGGCGTCGTACTGGCCGACGGCGGAGAACCGCTTGTCGTGCGTGCGCCGTTGTTCGACCTTGCGTTCGTGTTGCAGCGCGAGGCGGTTGGCCTGGTACCGCAGGGTCACCGGGGCGCCGTTCATGTTGCCGACCGCGAGCGGATAGCGGTGGGCGAGCCGAGCACGCTGGTGGGCGTCGAGCGTGTCGAAGAAGCCGGCCAGCCGGGCGGGCGTGGCGTCCGGGTCCGGAAGCC
The window above is part of the Streptomyces sp. NBC_01428 genome. Proteins encoded here:
- a CDS encoding alpha/beta hydrolase, translated to MTSFDSTPQLNAWRALLALAVVFVMLATSGWTALHSHRAPSPLQASRSAWEHGSIAGHRLPDPDATPARLAGFFDTLDAHQRARLAHRYPLAVGNMNGAPVTLRYQANRLALQHERKVEQRRTHDKRFSAVGQYDAGRRMHRYEALLDGDRKILAFDPNGSGRIAEVFGDLDTARRVSVVVPGVDTDLLTFQRTDKQYSAPVGMASSLYAAQRAADPAARTAVIAWADYTAPSGLGIDSATAMRAQEGAVRLNALLRALPGTKPVALYCHSYGSVLCGVAAHSLPSRVSDIAVAGSPGMRAANTAGLHTTARVWAMRDADDWIRDVPHLEVGGLGHGADPVSKGFGARLLSADGAKGHAGYFQPGTESLRNFAEIGIGAYRAVRCAHDDGGCRAGLSAATAA